The DNA segment GCGAAGACTGGCCTATAGTTGTTGCAAATTCCGGAGATGAAATATCTCTGGGTAAAAAGACACTTCGTTTTTACGAAACCAAAATGCTGCACTGGCCTGACAACATGTTCACCTTCATTCCTGAAGCAAAAATGCTCATCTCAAGTGATGCTTTCGGACAGAACTGGGCAACCAGCGAAAGATTCGTGGATGAAGTCAGCAAAGAAAAAGTATCTGACCTCATGGCTCAGTACTATGCAAACATCGTTAATCCTTATTCCTCCAAAGTTCTGAAAACTCTTGAATTCTTCGGAGAACTGAACCTCGACATCGACATGCTCTGCCCTGATCACGGTTTGATGTTCAGAGGCGAAGATGTTGGATTCGCTCTTGGAAAATACGCAGAATACGCAGCACAAAAAACCACAAACAAAGCTGTTATCTTTTACGATACCATGTGGAAATCCACAGAAAACATGGCAATAGCAATCGCTTCCGGTATCGCAGACGAAGGCGTCAGCGTTAGACTTATGAACGTTAAGGCTAACCACCACAGCGATGTCATGTCCGAAGTTTTTGACGCGGGCGCAGTCATTATAGGCTCCCCTACTCATAACAACGGAATTCTCCCCGGAATGGCTGATGTTCTGACTTACGTAAAAGGGTTGAGACCTCAGAACAAAATAGGGGCTTGTTTCGGTTCATTCGGCTGGTCCGGAGAATGCGTCAAGATTCTCAAGGACTGGCTTGAAAAAATGAACATGGACATCATTGAGCCTAATATTAAAGTTAAAAACCGCCCTAATCATAAATCCTTTGAGGAATGTTATGAACTTGGCCGCGAAATCGCAAAAGCTGTAAAAGCTAAAAACGCCTAATTATCAGGCAACCAACGGGCGGAACATATGTTCCGCCCGTACAACAAGGAGATCAAACTTCATGGCAGTTGGACGGCAGGTAAAAAAAGCGGTCATAACGGCCCTTGCAGATGAAAACTGGGAACAGAAAATTTCTGAACTCATGAAAGATCATCCTATGCAAACCCTCATCGCCCCTCTTTTTTCCTCTCTTTGTGCTCCTTCTGAAATTGTCCGCTGGCACGGAATTTCATCCTTCGGACAAGTGGTTGACCGAATGTTTGCAGAAGATGCTGCGCGAGCCAGAATAGTCATGCGCAGAATAATGTGGATGCTCAACGAAGAATCAGGCGGATGCGGATGGGGCGTACCTGAAGCAATGGGCGAAATTACAGCTTCAAACAAAGTTCTGGCTGATGAATATGGCAGAATCCTTCTCAGCTACATCCATGAAGAGGAAGGAAAACCGGAAAACTATCTTGAGTTTACCTTGCTGCTTCGAGGGGCCATTTGGGGAGTTGCCAGACTTGCACAAAACAGACCTGATATCGTCAAACCAGCGACCGACGATCTAATCAAATTTCTTGGCAGTAGTGACCCTGCGCTTGTCGGGATTGCCTGCTGGGCCCTTGGGGGGCTTAAATCTAAGGGGGCTGTAACACAGCTTGAAAAACTCACAGACAGGCAAACTTCTATTAATATTTATAAGGATCGATTGCTGCAATCTGTGGCTGTCGGACAATTGGCGCAAGAGGCCCTCGAAAAAATTTCCGGGGAATAATTGTAACTCTGAACAAGGAGAGGAATGATGGATGTTCTTATGCTGTCAAGGCTTCAATTCGCCATGGCAACTATGTTCCACTTCATTTTTGTGCCCCTTACTTTAGGTCTTTCCGTAATGATTGCCATCATGGAAACCTACTATGTGCGCACCGGAAAAGAAGTTTACCTGCGGATGACTAAATTCTGGGGAAAATTGTTTGTCATTAACTTTGTTCTCGGAATAGTAACCGGACTAACCCTTGAATTTCAATTCGGAACCAACTGGTCCCGCTACTCAATATATGTTGGTGACATCTTTGGTTCACTGCTGGCGATTGAAGCCACCGTCGCCTTTTTTATGGAATCAACTTTCATTGCTGCATGGATTTTCGGCTGGAAAAAACTTTCCGCTAAAATGCACTGCGCCTGTATATGGATTGTTGCAATTGCCTCAAATATTTCGGCTATATGGATTATTCTTGCCAACGGGTGGATGCAGAATCCAGTTGGATATGTAATCCGTAACGGACGCGCAGAACTCGACGATTTTGTTACAGTACTTTCAAATCCTTTCGGGTGGTCACAATTTCTTCACAACGGCTTCGGCGCCTTCGTTGTTGCCGGATTCTTCCTCATGGGAGTCAGCGCCTACCACCTGCTCCGCAAAAATGAAATTGAGTTCTTCACCAAGTCATTTAAAATGGGCATGATTTGTGCCTTCATATTCTCCATCGCGGTTGCGGTGCAGGGTCACGGACACGCACAGGAAGTAGCACACACGCAACCTGCCAAACTTGCTGCAATGGAAGCTCTCTGGGATTCAACAGACAGCGCTCCCATGTATCTTCTTGCAATGCCTGATGAAGCAAAAGAAGAAAACGCAGTTGAACTTTTCGGAATCCCCGGCGGACTTAGCTTCTTAGCTTTCAACTCCTTTGATGCTCCTGTTAAAGGACTCAAAGAATGGCCGAAAGAAGACCGTCCGCCTGTTTTGGTTACTTTCCTTTCCTTCCGCTTAATGGTCGGACTAGGGTCACTCTTCCCGCTCCTCTGCATATGGGCTTGGACAAAGAGAAAAAATCTAGTTGAAAACAGACTGCTGCTTCGCGTCATGCTTTACGCAATCCCCCTTCCCTACATTGCCATATGGGCAGGATGGGCTGTTGCGGAGGTCGGAAGACAACCGTGGATTGTATACGGCATAATGAAGACCAGCGATGCGGTTTCTCCCATCGTGACAAGTCAGGTCGCATTCTCTTTCATCGGGCTTACTTTACTTTACACCATGCTCGGTGCCTGTGAAATATTCCTGCTGACCAAGTTTGCACGCAAAGGCCCTGAACCAACGAAGGCTTAAGAGCTTTAATAAACTCTGCAAGTCAAGGAGATTAATATGCTGGAAACTATATGGTTCTTATTATGGGGAGTGCTCTGGGCCGTCTATTTCATGCTCGATGGGTATGATCTGGGACTAGGGTCAGTGATGCCTTTTCTCGCCAAAAGCGAAAAAGATAAAAAGACAATTTATAATTCAATGGGCCCCTTCTGGGACGGTAACGAAGTTTGGCTGGTCACAGCGGGCGGAGTTACCTTCGCAGCTTTCCCGAAAGCTTATGCTGTAATGTTCAGCGGACTATACACAGCTCTGATGCTTCTGCTTATGGCGCTTATTCTTCGCGGCGTAGCATTTGAATTCAGAGGACTGGTTGAATCCGACTGGTCCCGTAAATTCTGGGATGGCGCTATGGTCGTCGGCAGTGCGCTTCCGGGGCTTCTTCTGGGTGTAGCTTTCGCGAACATATTCCAGGGAATTCCAATCAATGCAGAAGGCGTTTTTCAGGGCGGTCTGCTGACTCTGCTGAACCCTTACGGACTCGCAGGCGGAGTGCTGTTTGTACTTCTGTTCGCAATACACGGATGTTTATGGCTGGCAGTACGTACGACAGGTGATCTAAATGCACGCGCAGGCAACCTTGCAGCTGCAATCTGGCCTATATTAGTTGCTGTATATGCTGCTTTTCTGGCCCTCACCGGAATCTACACCAAGCTGCTCAGCAACTATCTGACAAATCCGATTCTGCTGCTGATCCTGCTCATTCCGATTTTTGCAATCGTTATGGTCAGAACATACATATCGGCCCAGAAATGGTGGCTGGCTTGGACCTGCTCCGCAGCGCTCATTTTCTCCACAACAATGTTCGGAATTATCGGACTGTTCCCGGCACTGCTGCCTTCAAGCATCAATCCGGCTTTCTCGATTACCATTCACAATGCCGCTTCAAGTCAGTTGACCCTTAAAATCATGCTGACCGTGGCTCTGACAATGGTACCTCTTGTAATCGCTTATCAGTTCTGGATGCACAAGATTTTTGCAACCAAAATTACTGATGAAGATATCGGCTACTAAACAACAATTTTAAATAAATACGGAGACTTAATAAATGTCTAATAAAGTTCTTGAAAAAGCTCTTAACGAACATCTGAACGCTGAAATGTACTCAGCATACCTCTATCTTTCCATGTCCGCTTACTTCAGCGACACCGGACTTAGCGGCTTTGCAAACTGGATGAGAGTACAGGCTAAAGAAGAACAGTTTCACGCCATGAAATTCTACGATTACATCAACGAACGCGGCGGAAAAGTTTTACTGACAGCGATTGAAGCTCCACAGCAGGACTGGGCCAGCCCGCTTGAAGCTGTGCAAGCTGTTCTTGAGCATGAAAAGAAGGTAACCGCACTTATCAACGGCCTTGTTGATCTTGCTATTGATGAAAGAGATCACGCAACAAACATCTTCCTGCAATGGTTCGTAACTGAGCAGGTTGAAGAAGAAGATAACGTTAACGAAATTCTGAACAAGCTTAAGCTTGCCGGAACTCAAGGAAACGGTATGTTCATGCTTGATAAGGATCTTGCAGCACGTGTTTTCACTCCTCCGACTGCGGCATAAGTTTAATTTAAAAGACCATACGTAATTAAATCCCCTTGAGGCTTAATGCTTCAGGGGGATTTTTTTGTTTTTTTTACAGGGGCGGAATCTCAAACCTATCACCAAACGAAAGAAGAATTGCGAAATCTATCAACGGTAAGGTCGTAGAAAAATATCTCTGGCAGGATTTAACCACGTTGGTTGCCGTGACAGACGGGGAAGGATTACACCCGAAAGTATTTTCCTATAACGAAGAAGGCGATCCAGTTGCAATGACTTACGAAGGAAAAACCTTTTATTTCGCTACCGATCAAGTCGGTTCAATTTTCATGGTTGCGGATGAAAGGGGTAATGAGGTAAAGCGGATTATATATGATTCGTTTGGTAATTTGCTATTCGATAGTAATGAAAAATTTGATACTTGCGTGGGCTTTTCCGCAGGTCTGGCCGATAAAGACACGGGATTAATTCACTTCGGATATCGTGAATATGATCCCGCCATCGGCCGCTTCATAACCCCCGACCCAATCGGTTTCGCTGGCGGGGATGTGGATGTTTATGGTTTTTGTTTGGATGATCCTATTAATTTTGTGGATCGGACGGGGTTGGCTCAAGTTTATGAAAGAAGATTAAAGGGGCTTGAATTTTTAGATGAACCAAGTGGCATAATGCTCAAAGAAGCTGTATATGCAACAACGCCCCTTGGTCGCCTAGCAAAGGGGTTTCCTAAAAAACTTGACCAACTTCTCGACGACAACAATATTAAACTCAAGCATGAATTTATAAAATACGATGATGCCGATGAAACTAAGGGAGAAAAGACTAATTCAGGATTTTCTAATAAAGGGATTACACATGACGAAGTGGGTAAATCTACTCCGATAGGAAAACACTTTGACGACAAAATAGCACGGCAAGCTGAAAAAAATATTACCAAAACTGGAAAGTATACACCAAAAAATTATAAGGGAAAAGATAATAACTGTCAGGATTATACTGAGGATTTTACAAACGAATGTGAAAATATTCAGAAAAAAGATAAAAAATAACAATTAAAAAAAAGGGGGGGGAGATGCTTTAGGTTTTCTCCTCCTAACATAAGGATATATGAAAATTTTAGCCGCTATCTATATAGTCTTAGGTTTTATCCTTTCCATTTATATATACAATTCCAATGTATTTCAGGCAAATTTTATGGGCGATAGATACTATAAACCTATTTTTGAAGGCCATTTTGACGCAGCCAAGAAAGGTGAAAGGCTGTCTATACCGATCAACTTCAAATATAAAACCGAATATGATCTTCTAATCTCAATACCTAAAGATGATATAAAATCATTTTACTCAGAAAAAGGCACTTTAAATTATAAATTTACTTCCAAAGGAAAAATTTTAGAAAAAGGAACAACCCTTTCTCCTTCAAATACAGTTTCTTACTCCGCGTCCATAAATGGCCCTCTTTCTGCTGTTCTATTAACATTTAATTTACCGTTTCCAGGAGCTGGCGATGATTTAGTTTTGGTCATTGAAGCAATCAATCCACTAACAGCTTTAAATAAATATTCTGGATCTATTCTTTGCACGGTTGAACCATCTTTGATGAAATAATTTGATATTAATTACTTAACACCGATTTTACATTGGAACATTTTTCCCCACACATATGGATAATAAGCTAAAAACAAATTATATATGATTCGTTTGGCAATGCATTACTCGATAGCGGAGTCAGTCTGGATGTATGCCTTGGATTCGCAGCGGAATTGACAGATAAAGATACCGGATTGGTTCACTTCGGATATCGTGAATATTCTCCCGCCATCGGCAGGTTCATAAACCCCGACCCAATAGGTTTAGCTGGCGGAGATGTGATGCTTCAGGGGGATTTTTTATGTTCATGTGTACAACTTTTACCCCGCTCGTCCTTGACACGATTTTCTATTATGTATACGTCTAACGTGCAATTATACTTGATATATCCACACTAAAAGACTCCAAATTCAAATTAGAGGTGTACATGAGTAAGCTCCTATTGGTTCTTCTGACAGCACTAACCTCGCTTTGCATGTCCCTGCCGGCGTATGCAGGAACAAGAACTATCACCGACATGGCCGGGCGCACCGTTGAAATTCCTGACAAAGTTGATCGGGTTCTCTGCTCAGGGCCGGGATGCTTGCGCTATCTTACTTATCTTCAGGGACAAGATCTTATTGTCGGAGTCGACAGCATTGAAAAAAGGAAAAGCAGATTTGATTCGCGTCCATACGCAATGGCTAATCCGCAGTTTAAAGATCAACCGCTCTTCGGCGAATTCAGGGGGCACGACAATCCTGAACTGATTCTATCCCTT comes from the Maridesulfovibrio ferrireducens genome and includes:
- a CDS encoding FprA family A-type flavoprotein encodes the protein MRPVEIKEGIHWVGAVDWNCRNFHGYALSSKGTTYNAFYIDDDKKVLVDTVPAAFESQFLCSVSNLTELEKIDYIVVNHLEPDHSGCLARMVELCKPEKIFISPMGAKALKTFFDCEDWPIVVANSGDEISLGKKTLRFYETKMLHWPDNMFTFIPEAKMLISSDAFGQNWATSERFVDEVSKEKVSDLMAQYYANIVNPYSSKVLKTLEFFGELNLDIDMLCPDHGLMFRGEDVGFALGKYAEYAAQKTTNKAVIFYDTMWKSTENMAIAIASGIADEGVSVRLMNVKANHHSDVMSEVFDAGAVIIGSPTHNNGILPGMADVLTYVKGLRPQNKIGACFGSFGWSGECVKILKDWLEKMNMDIIEPNIKVKNRPNHKSFEECYELGREIAKAVKAKNA
- a CDS encoding DVU0298 family protein; its protein translation is MAVGRQVKKAVITALADENWEQKISELMKDHPMQTLIAPLFSSLCAPSEIVRWHGISSFGQVVDRMFAEDAARARIVMRRIMWMLNEESGGCGWGVPEAMGEITASNKVLADEYGRILLSYIHEEEGKPENYLEFTLLLRGAIWGVARLAQNRPDIVKPATDDLIKFLGSSDPALVGIACWALGGLKSKGAVTQLEKLTDRQTSINIYKDRLLQSVAVGQLAQEALEKISGE
- a CDS encoding cytochrome ubiquinol oxidase subunit I, whose amino-acid sequence is MDVLMLSRLQFAMATMFHFIFVPLTLGLSVMIAIMETYYVRTGKEVYLRMTKFWGKLFVINFVLGIVTGLTLEFQFGTNWSRYSIYVGDIFGSLLAIEATVAFFMESTFIAAWIFGWKKLSAKMHCACIWIVAIASNISAIWIILANGWMQNPVGYVIRNGRAELDDFVTVLSNPFGWSQFLHNGFGAFVVAGFFLMGVSAYHLLRKNEIEFFTKSFKMGMICAFIFSIAVAVQGHGHAQEVAHTQPAKLAAMEALWDSTDSAPMYLLAMPDEAKEENAVELFGIPGGLSFLAFNSFDAPVKGLKEWPKEDRPPVLVTFLSFRLMVGLGSLFPLLCIWAWTKRKNLVENRLLLRVMLYAIPLPYIAIWAGWAVAEVGRQPWIVYGIMKTSDAVSPIVTSQVAFSFIGLTLLYTMLGACEIFLLTKFARKGPEPTKA
- the cydB gene encoding cytochrome d ubiquinol oxidase subunit II, with translation MLETIWFLLWGVLWAVYFMLDGYDLGLGSVMPFLAKSEKDKKTIYNSMGPFWDGNEVWLVTAGGVTFAAFPKAYAVMFSGLYTALMLLLMALILRGVAFEFRGLVESDWSRKFWDGAMVVGSALPGLLLGVAFANIFQGIPINAEGVFQGGLLTLLNPYGLAGGVLFVLLFAIHGCLWLAVRTTGDLNARAGNLAAAIWPILVAVYAAFLALTGIYTKLLSNYLTNPILLLILLIPIFAIVMVRTYISAQKWWLAWTCSAALIFSTTMFGIIGLFPALLPSSINPAFSITIHNAASSQLTLKIMLTVALTMVPLVIAYQFWMHKIFATKITDEDIGY
- a CDS encoding ferritin encodes the protein MSNKVLEKALNEHLNAEMYSAYLYLSMSAYFSDTGLSGFANWMRVQAKEEQFHAMKFYDYINERGGKVLLTAIEAPQQDWASPLEAVQAVLEHEKKVTALINGLVDLAIDERDHATNIFLQWFVTEQVEEEDNVNEILNKLKLAGTQGNGMFMLDKDLAARVFTPPTAA
- a CDS encoding RHS repeat domain-containing protein; protein product: MTDGEGLHPKVFSYNEEGDPVAMTYEGKTFYFATDQVGSIFMVADERGNEVKRIIYDSFGNLLFDSNEKFDTCVGFSAGLADKDTGLIHFGYREYDPAIGRFITPDPIGFAGGDVDVYGFCLDDPINFVDRTGLAQVYERRLKGLEFLDEPSGIMLKEAVYATTPLGRLAKGFPKKLDQLLDDNNIKLKHEFIKYDDADETKGEKTNSGFSNKGITHDEVGKSTPIGKHFDDKIARQAEKNITKTGKYTPKNYKGKDNNCQDYTEDFTNECENIQKKDKK
- a CDS encoding RHS repeat-associated core domain-containing protein gives rise to the protein MYDSFGNALLDSGVSLDVCLGFAAELTDKDTGLVHFGYREYSPAIGRFINPDPIGLAGGDVMLQGDFLCSCVQLLPRSSLTRFSIMYTSNVQLYLIYPH